The Brassica napus cultivar Da-Ae chromosome C7, Da-Ae, whole genome shotgun sequence genome has a segment encoding these proteins:
- the LOC106390418 gene encoding myb family transcription factor EFM, with protein MASSSELSLDCKPQSYSMLLKSFGENFQSDQTTQKLEDLLSRLEQERLKIDAFKRELPLCMQLLNNAVEVYKQQLEAYRANNNNQSVVTRPVLEEFIPLRNQPEKANNWMTTAQLWSQPETKPKSIDQTTDQSPKDELASSPKLGHVDAKQRNGGGAFHPFSKEQHLPELALSTEVKRFSPTNEHPNDHGNDESIINSGKNNNNNINSNSNGVSSTTSQSNRKARRCWSPDLHRRFVQALQMLGGSQVATPKQIRELMKVDGLTNDEVKSHLQKYRLHTRRPSPSPQTSGGQGPHLVVLGGIWVPPEYTTAHGGTPTLYHHQVHHHHGNAATQPPQHFCSSQEFYTTPPTPQPLHHQHFQTFNGSSAGGATSNDSAHHQLTDSATDEGKSLESGGGEGKGLAALREEGEDQSNINGSEITLKF; from the exons ATGGCTTCCTCATCAGAACTAAGCTTGGACTGCAAGCCACAAAGCTACTCTATGCTTTTGAAATCCTTTGGGGAGAATTTTCAGAGCGATCAAACCACACAAAAGCTTGAAGATCTTCTTTCTCGCCTCGAACAAGAACGTCTCAAGATCGATGCTTTCAAGCGCGAGCTCCCCCTTTGCATGCAGCTCCTTAACAATG cTGTGGAAGTTTACAAACAACAGCTAGAAGCATATCGAGCAAATAACAACAACCAAAGTGTTGTCACAAGACCGGTTCTTGAAGAGTTCATCCCCTTAAGAAACCAACCCGAAAAGGCGAATAATTGGATGACGACTGCTCAGCTTTGGAGCCAACCTGAAACCAAACCTAAAAGCATTGATCAAACTACAGATCAGTCTCCAAAAGACGAGCTTGCTAGTAGTCCAAAACTCGGACATGTTGATGCGAAACAAAGAAATGGCGGTGGTGCTTTTCATCCTTTCTCTAAGGAACAACATTTGCCTGAATTAGCTCTATCTACGGAGGTCAAAAGGTTCTCTCCGACCAATGAACATCCTAATGACCATGGTAATGATGAGAGCATAATAAATAGTGGtaaaaacaacaataataatatcAATTCGAATAGCAATGGAGTTTCTTCTACAACAAGTCAAAGTAATAGAAAGGCACGGCGTTGCTGGTCGCCGGATTTGCACAGGAGATTTGTCCAAGCTCTTCAAATGCTTGGTGGTTCTCAAG TGGCTACACCAAAACAGATAAGGGAGCTGATGAAAGTCGATGGTTTGACCAATGATGAAGTCAAAAGTCATCTCCAG AAATATCGGCTTCACACTAGAAgaccaagcccaagcccacaaACATCAGGTGGACAAGGTCCTCATTTAGTGGTCCTTGGTGGCATATGGGTTCCACCAGAGTACACCACTGCACACGGCGGCACTCCAACTCTCTACCACCACCAAGTTCACCACCACCATGGCAACGCGGCGACGCAGCCTCCACAACACTTTTGCTCTTCTCAAGAATTCTACACAACTCCGCCTACACCGCAGCCACTCCATCACCAACACTTCCAAACATTCAACGGCTCATCCGCCGGTGGTGCCACGTCCAACGATTCAGCTCATCATCAGTTAACGGATAGTGCCACCGATGAAGGGAAGTCTCTCGAGAGTGGTGGTGGAgagggaaaaggattggctgcTCTGAGGGAGGAAGGTGAAGATCAGAGTAATATCAATGGAAGCGAAATAACTCTGAAATTCTAA